In the genome of Variovorax sp. PAMC26660, the window GGGCGGCGCGGTGCCGGTCGGGGGCAGCAGCCCCGGAAAACCTCCGCCACCTCCGCCGCCACCACCACCACCGCACGAAGCGATCAAAGAGGACAGAACGAGCACGCCCAACGAGGCGACACAGCGCTTCATTTTTTCTACCTTTGCAAGATGGATCAGTTCCGGAAGCCGGCCACTGACCAACCTCCTCCCGTGCAGCAGAAACATGCCCGCACGTTGGTGGTTGTGCGGGAAACAGCAGATTCCGTGCATCCCCTCAGATGCATGAAATCGACGGCCAAGGGCCGCGCTACATGTTGATACAGCGGCGAAATCCTATCCAGCCGGTGGGGGAAAGACAAGGGCCGAAGCCCTTGGCGGACCGCCTCCGTGGTGCCGGCCTATGCGAGCCGACGCTCCTGAGCCGTTGTCTCGTAGTGGCTCGCCTTGTCCACATACATCGCCCGATCGGCCCGCTGCAGCGCCGCCTCCAGCGGCTCGCCCGCGTGGCAGGTCGCCAGGCCGATGGCCAGGCTCAATGCATGGCCGCTCTGCCCCGCATGGAACTGGTTGTTCAGCTCCAGCAGCGCCAGGATGCGCTCGCGCATGGCTTCGGCGCCGCGCTCGTCGGTCATGGGCAGCAGCACCGCGAACTCGTCGCCGCCGATGCGCGCGGGCCAGGACGGCGGGTCGACCGCCTTGCCGAGCACCTCGCCCATGCGGCGCAGCAATGAATCGCCGGCGGCGTGGCCTTCGTGGTCGTTGAGCTGCTTCAGTCCGTTGAGGTCGATCACCACGATCGACACCGGCCAAGGCCCCTTGCGCGACAGCCGGTTGAGCTCTTCGGTGTAGTAGGTGCGGTTGCACAACTGCGTGAGCACGTCGTGCTTGCCCAGGTATTCGAGGTACGCCTCGGCCTTCTTGCGCGCAGTGATGTCGACCAGCGACACCAGCACCAGATCCCAGGTGTCCTGCCTGTCTTCTTGCACCGCGAACTGCATGTGGATATTGAGGACCTCGCCCGACAGCGAATAGTTGAGCACCTCGCGGTGCTGCACGGTCTTGCCGTTCCACAGGTCCTGCAGCTGCTCGGCGAACGATTCGCGCATCTCGTCGCGGAAGATGCGCGAGATGCTGCCCAGAAGCGTCGTCAGGTCGGGCGCGCCGAACATGCGCAGCGTTTCGTGATTCACATCGATGACGCGAATCTCCTGCATGCAGCGGGTGACGAACTCCGGGTGCACCTTGATGAAGGTGGCGAAGTCGGTGATGCCGCGCGCGCGAATGCTTTCGAGCAGGTCGCGCACGGCGCTGAAGTCCTCCACCCACAGCGAGACGGGCGAGCGGTCGAACAGGCTGCGTGCGTACTGCTCGCTCTCGTCGCGCCGGCGCTGCGCGGCCACGCGCTCGGTGACGTCGTCGAGCGACACCAGCACGCGGTCCCAGGTGGCCTCGTGGCCGGGTAGCACGCGGGCGCGCACGCGCACGTTGAGCCGCCGCCCGTCGAGTGCGTAGTTGACGGTTTCGCTCTCGAAGCTGAGCTGGCCGCGCCAGAGCTGGTCGAGTTCGTGGACCACGGTGGCCGACATGTCGTCGCGGAACACGCTGCCCAGTGCGCCCAGCAGCGCTTCCTGGCTGTCGGCGGCAAAGAGCCGCAGCGTGTGCTGGTTCACGCGCAGCACCTTGAGCCGTGCCATGCAGTCGCGCACGCGCTGCGGATCTTCGGACAGGTGGGCGACCAGGTCGGTCACGCCCTGCGCGCGCCAGCCGTCGAGCATGCGCCGCAGTTCGCTGTAGTCCTCCAGCCAGAGGGAGACGGGCGCCAGGTCGAACATGGCGTCAAGGTCGGTGGACGGGGAAACGTCGGACGCGGCGGCGGACAGAACCATCGAGGGAGCTTTCGGAAAAGCGGCGGCAGCCACTGCGGACGGACGCCAGAAAACTGAAGTATTAATTATTACCCGCGAGCATGACGATGCCGCGCGGAAACGCTGTATCAGCGGCTGTAAAGGCCCACCACGCTCTGTCCGCCCAGCGCATGGCCCTTGAGCGCGGCCAGCAGCGCGTCGCGCGACAGGCCGGCCGGCAGTGCGCCCGGCGCGAGGTCGGACGCGACCACCGTCAGGGTGTAGTGGTGGGGCTGGTCGCCCACCGGCGGGCACATGCCGCGGTACGCGGTGGCGCCGGCGACGTTCGGGCCCATCGTGAAGTCGGCGCCGGGCTGTGCTTCGCCTGCCTTGAGCTGGCCGCGCTCGGCCGCGATGTTGTAGGCCACCCAGTGCGACACGCCCAGGCCGGCCGCGCCATCGGGGTCGGACAGCAGCACGGCCACCGACTTCGCCTTGGCCGGCAGGTTGCTCCAGGCCACCGGCAGCGAGACGTTCTTGCCGCCGCAGTCGCCCACGCCGCCATGGTCGGCCGGAATGACGCCGTTATCGGCAAAGGCGCTGGACGTGACCTTCAGGCCCGTGGGGGCCTTGCCGCCTGTGGTGGCGGGTTGCATGGCGGTGCAGCCGGCCATCAGGCCGGTGAAGGCGAGGGCGGCGATCGAGAGGGTGCCGGGGCGAAAGCGGCGCATGGTGTTTCTCCTGGAGGGGGGTGTCTTCATTCGGGGCGCGGGCTGGCGGCATCGCCCAGCCACACGCTGCCATCGGCTGCTTCGTGCACGGCCAGCGGGCTCAGGCGCGCGCCGCGGCAAGGGCCGCCGACGCATTTGCCCGTGTGGGGCTCGAAGATCGCGCCGTGCCGCGCGCACATCAGGAAGCGGCCCGAGCTTTCGAGGACCTGGCCCTCGAAGTCGAGCGGCCCGCCCGCGTGCGGGCACTGATTCAGGTAGCCGTACACGCCGCCGTTCCAGCGCACCGCGAAGGCCTGCGCGCCATCCGGCGCGTTGAACAGGGCGGCCAGGCCGCCTTCGGCAAGGCTGGTGGAGATCATCTGGCGCTGCGCCGCGTTCGTGTCTGTGGATGGGGAGGCGAGGGCGGCGGATTCGGTCATGAGGGGCAGAGCGTAGCCAAGGTACAGGCACTGCGCAACGCGGTGGCGCCACAGTGCGCCGCTAGACTGGGTCGGAAATCATCAGGATCAGGGAGAGGCCATCACCATGACGACACGTTGGAGTCGAGGGGCTGTTATCTCGCGGATCTCGCGGTACAGCGAGCCGCGCTGCCGATGGCGCAAGGCCGCGTGGCTAGCGCTCTTCGGTGCGTGTGCTTCCTGCGAGGCGGCCGATGCGCTGGAGACGCAGGGCGTGGAAGGCACCGATCCGCCTGTGATCGGCTGGCAGGTGCGGCCATCCATCGAACTGGGCGGCCAGGTCGCCGGCGAACGCCGGCTGTTCTGGAACCTGTCGGACGTGGTCGCCCGGGAGGCGGGTTTCAACAACGACCGGCACTGGTGGGAGTTCTACGTCAAGCCCTCGGTTGCGCTGACCTACGCGTGGGGCGGGGGCAAGCAGTTCTATTCGCGCCTGTCGGCCGTGGGCTCGGGCACGGCGCGGCGCGACGCCTTCGATGCGGGCAACACCGGTCGGCTGACGCTTGAAGAGGGCGTGATCGGTGTGCGGCTGCCCATCGGGGACGGCGACACCCTGCTCGATCTCTCGGCGGGCCCGCAGACCTATTCGCTGGGCACCGGCATGCTCATCTCGAACGGCGGATCGAACGGCTTTTCGCGCGGCGCGCTGAAGCTGGGGCCGCGCAAGGCTTTTCAGAACACGGCCATCGCCCGCCTGTCCTCGGGGCCGTGGAAGGCCGAGGCCTTCTACCTCGACCCGAACGAAAACCCGGACAGCAATTCGCACACGCAACTGGCTGGCGCAGCGTTGATCTACCGCCCCGCGCCCGACCGCCAGATCGGTCTGTCCTACGGCGGCGTGACCCATTCCACGGCCCCCTATCCGCAGGCCGCGCTCGGCGGCATCGGGCCGCCGGAGATCATTTCCGATGCCCGCAACGGCCTGCGCTTCGTGTACGGCTTCATGCGCATGCCGGTGCTCGAAGGCACGGTGCCGCAAGCCTGGGTGGGGGCGGACCTGGCCCGCGAGTGGAACGCGCGCTATCCCATGCGGGCCTGGGGCGGCCGCGTCGAATTCGGCTTCGGCATGCCCACGTTGCCCGGCACGCCGAAGGTCACGCTGGGCTACCAGAGCTTTTCGGGCGACAACCCCACCACCGGCCGCCAGGAGCGCTTCGATCCGCTGTACTACGAAGGCAGCCCCGGCGACTGGGCCACCGGCAGCAAGTCGTCGATGGTGTTCATCAACACCAACGTCAACGCACTGCAGGCGGCCATCGAATTCCAGCTCTCGAAGCAGGACGTGCTCACGGTGTACCTGGCCCACGTGCGTGCCAACCGGCTGGGCAGCCCGTTGCAGTTCGGCC includes:
- a CDS encoding alginate export family protein, whose amino-acid sequence is MTTRWSRGAVISRISRYSEPRCRWRKAAWLALFGACASCEAADALETQGVEGTDPPVIGWQVRPSIELGGQVAGERRLFWNLSDVVAREAGFNNDRHWWEFYVKPSVALTYAWGGGKQFYSRLSAVGSGTARRDAFDAGNTGRLTLEEGVIGVRLPIGDGDTLLDLSAGPQTYSLGTGMLISNGGSNGFSRGALKLGPRKAFQNTAIARLSSGPWKAEAFYLDPNENPDSNSHTQLAGAALIYRPAPDRQIGLSYGGVTHSTAPYPQAALGGIGPPEIISDARNGLRFVYGFMRMPVLEGTVPQAWVGADLAREWNARYPMRAWGGRVEFGFGMPTLPGTPKVTLGYQSFSGDNPTTGRQERFDPLYYEGSPGDWATGSKSSMVFINTNVNALQAAIEFQLSKQDVLTVYLAHVRANRLGSPLQFGQATRVVSVAGAPAVISGVTNAHLSNDLFFKYTRAINRHTYLTAGYSASFPGAGIDSLVGRKAPTWTGWFANMVLVY
- a CDS encoding sensor domain-containing diguanylate cyclase, which codes for MVLSAAASDVSPSTDLDAMFDLAPVSLWLEDYSELRRMLDGWRAQGVTDLVAHLSEDPQRVRDCMARLKVLRVNQHTLRLFAADSQEALLGALGSVFRDDMSATVVHELDQLWRGQLSFESETVNYALDGRRLNVRVRARVLPGHEATWDRVLVSLDDVTERVAAQRRRDESEQYARSLFDRSPVSLWVEDFSAVRDLLESIRARGITDFATFIKVHPEFVTRCMQEIRVIDVNHETLRMFGAPDLTTLLGSISRIFRDEMRESFAEQLQDLWNGKTVQHREVLNYSLSGEVLNIHMQFAVQEDRQDTWDLVLVSLVDITARKKAEAYLEYLGKHDVLTQLCNRTYYTEELNRLSRKGPWPVSIVVIDLNGLKQLNDHEGHAAGDSLLRRMGEVLGKAVDPPSWPARIGGDEFAVLLPMTDERGAEAMRERILALLELNNQFHAGQSGHALSLAIGLATCHAGEPLEAALQRADRAMYVDKASHYETTAQERRLA
- a CDS encoding Rieske (2Fe-2S) protein, which produces MTESAALASPSTDTNAAQRQMISTSLAEGGLAALFNAPDGAQAFAVRWNGGVYGYLNQCPHAGGPLDFEGQVLESSGRFLMCARHGAIFEPHTGKCVGGPCRGARLSPLAVHEAADGSVWLGDAASPRPE
- a CDS encoding YbhB/YbcL family Raf kinase inhibitor-like protein, encoding MRRFRPGTLSIAALAFTGLMAGCTAMQPATTGGKAPTGLKVTSSAFADNGVIPADHGGVGDCGGKNVSLPVAWSNLPAKAKSVAVLLSDPDGAAGLGVSHWVAYNIAAERGQLKAGEAQPGADFTMGPNVAGATAYRGMCPPVGDQPHHYTLTVVASDLAPGALPAGLSRDALLAALKGHALGGQSVVGLYSR